The DNA window attgtcttgcattaggaggacccagggccaaccgcaccagcatatggtctcacaagggtctgaggatctcatctcggtactaatggcagtcaggctacctctggcgaacacatggagggctgtgcggcccccaaagaaatgccaccccacaccatgactgacccacgccaaacggtcatgctggaggatgttgcaggcagcagaacgttctccacggcgtctccagactctgtcacgtctgtcacatgtgctcagtgtgaacctcttTGTGAAGAGCACAGTGTGAACCTCTTTGTTGAAGAGGGGGCGCGTGGCGatatttgccaatcttggtgttctctggcaaatgccaaacgtctgcacggtgttgggctgtaagcacaaccccacctgtggacgtcgggccctcataccaccctcatggagtctgtttctgaccgtttgagcagacacatgcacatttgtggcctgctggaggtcattttgcagggctctggcagtgctcctcctgctcctccttgcacaaaggcggagtagcggtcctgctggctgggttgttgcctcctcggcctcctccacgtctcctgatgtactggctgtctcctggtagcgcctccatgctctggacactagcgCTGACAGACCCACAGCAACTTTCTTGCACACAGCTCGAttggatgtgccatcctggatgagctgcactacctgagccatttgtgtgggttgtagactccgtctcatgctaccactagagtgaaagcacgccagcattcaaaagtgaccaaaactaagccaggaagcataggaatgagaagtggtctgtggtcaccacctgcagaaccactcctttattgggggtgtttgctaattgcctataatttccacctgttgtctattccatttgcacaacagcatgtgaaatttattgtcaatcagtgttgcttcctaagtggacagtttgatttcacagaagtgtgattgacttggagttacattgtgtgtttaagtgttctttatttttttgagcagtgtataaatctTTGAGTTTATTTCAGGAGATGCTATCTtgttaaacaacttcttccatggtgtcccaAATtcataatgagttaattgttacatgattaatttaaatcgAGTAACAATtgacatagttagttgattcgatgaataacagtcatcacattaatgatagtcaagtCACAACAATattgaaaaaaaattaaataaaaaaataatactgaATAGAGCATGCTGGAAATATGATGATGGGCATCGTTTTAGTTCAAAGTGACGTGTATGAGTTTCAGGCCCTGTATTTGGTAAAAACTATGCCTGCAAATTAAGGCCTAATGACAATTATTTTATGACAACATATTCACTTCACTACATGGTGTGTTAATTTAAACATGTTTTGGTGTCTATACACAGACTCAACTTTCGTATTGATTTAAACATCAATGTTAATCATTTtattaacactggagaatttgttTAGATTAGATATATTTTGAAGGGACCATCTCCATTAAAACTCTGTCTTGCATATTACATGACACGCGTAATAATTGCATACTTTTTTGGTGTGCATCATTTCCATATATTCTGTTCTTTAAGAGGTGGCCTCATTAATATATGGTGGTCCTCAAACAGTCCCTGTACTGATGTTTGTCTTTACTCTATATATCTTTGTGTGCAGAGTCTTGTGTGGACAAAGGAGAGACTGAGCGGGTCTTTTCAGTTTCCGGTGATGCTGCCATGTTGACGTCCACCCTGGTGGACCTCAACATGTTTGACAACCGCAGCATCCCTATAACATCTCATGGTATGACCCAAGGACTGGGACAGAGCTGACCAGGGAGACAGGAAAGACTCTGGTGCGGGGGAAGACACTCTGGATTTTTAACATCACGATGGAGGATGCTGGagactatgtgtgtgttgtgaggtggGGCTATACttttgtctgctgtgtgtgtgtggtgtgtgtgtgtgtgtgtgtgtgtgtgtgtgtgtgtggtgtgtgtgtgtgtgttgtgtggtgtgtgtgtgtgtgttgtgtgtgtgtgtgtgtggtgtgtgtgtgtgtgtgtggtgtgtggtgtgtgtggtggtgggtgtgtaaATCTTTCCTGTTACCTTTGATAACAGACTACCCTCCGAGTGCTACAAGAAGGTTGCCTTACTGATTGTGAACCACACCAACCCAGAAGAATGCGGTCGACCAGAAATGGCCCAACAGGTCCTGACCAAAACAGCCAACTCTTTCCTGAACTGCCCATTGAGTGACCATATCAGGGAAGTGGACAATTACTCCATCCAGTGGTACAAGGTGAGTCCAATGGGGTAAACYGACAGTGCAGTTTAATAGGAGAGTGTTGAGAGGGGACGCCTGACAGCAGGGGCGGACTGGCCAAATGGCATTTCGAGAAAATggcagatgggctggtccatttttagcccaATGGAATTGTCTAACTAGTTTTTTTATACAAAAGTataattatctggctaataattgGGGCCACAATGACAAAAATGGGCCTTTTGGGGGCCTCAAGGAAAGAAAATGGGCCAATGTCGGGCCTCAAGGGAAAAACGGTCCGGTGTGTCAGAAACACCAGGGcggatttctggtcccagtctgccCTTTCCTGACAGTGCTGGAAAGTCTGTTTGAAGTCTTTCTTTTCAGCCATCCAGTCGGTCTCTATGTATGCTTAATTTGTGTTTAAAACTATAGGAATGTAAGGTTATTACTACTAGTGAAAACTTGTGACTACATTTGAGACAATGTTCCATCAGACACAGTACTGCACATACCATTTACATTGTTCATTGCTCTCACATATTGTACTGCATTGAATTGTTCTGAGGGTAGTTCTTCTAATGTAAGACATTATCAGAACTTATCTGTAATTGTGTATTCATTTTGTACGACTAGCCATATTCCATTACCACTACCTTTCAGTGTGCATTTCTATTTTAACCCTGTCAGGGCTGTGAACCCATTGTGGAAGATGATCCCTTGTGGAACAGGTTTAGCTATGTCAGTCACAATGCTATGGCGTTACTCCAAGTAAAACTGGTCACCCTTGAGGATCATGCGTTCTACACCTGCACCATGACCTTTAACTTGGAAGGGCTCAGCGGCAGGATCTCAGAGACCATCAACGGTTTGGTGAACGGTGAGTATTGTTGGCACAGCTCATAAAAGTNCATGACCTTTAACTTGGAAGGGCTCAGCGGCAGGATCTCAGAGACCATCAACGGTTTGGTGAACGGTGAGTATTGTTGGCACAGCTCATAAAAGTTgtccctaaccacagatctaggatcaaatTATTACCATATACCCCCAATCCTTACCACAGccattacagagatacagtaacttcagaaagtattcacacccgttgactttttccacatcttgttgtgttgcaaagtgggattcaaatggatttaattgtcattttttttgtcaacaatctacataagtattcaactccctgagtcaatacatgttagaatcacctttgttgtgattatagctgtgagtctttctgggtacgtctctaagagcttgtgcaacatttccccattattcttttcaaaatgctttaagctctgtcaaattggttgttgatcattgctagacaaccattttcaggtcttgccatagattttcaagcagatttaagtctaaactgtaaATCGgtcactcgggaacattcacagTTTTCTTTGttagcaacttcagtgtagatttggccttgtgtttaaggttattgacctgctgaacggtgaattaatcttccagtgcctgttggaaagcagacggaaccaggttttcctccacgattttgcctgtgtttagctgaATTCCGTTTCTTTTGTATAATGAAAAACTATccggtccttaacgattacaagcatacccataacatgatgcagccaccactatgcttgaaaatagggAAAGTGGTAGTCAGTagtgtgttgcattggattttccacaaacataacactttgtattcagaacaagaagtgaattgctttgccacatgttttgcagtattactttagtgccttgtcgcaaacaggatgcatgttttggataatttttattctgtataggcttccttcatgagccctgtcaattaggttagtattgtggagtaactacattgttgttgatccatcctcagttttttcctatcgcatccattaaactccgtaactgttttaaagtcaccattggcatcatggcgaaatccctaagcggtttccttcctctccgacaacctgtatctttgcagtgactgggtgtattgaaacaccatccaaactgtaaccatccaaagtgtaattaattttactcctgaacttatttcaccatgcccaaagggatattcactacctaattttttttttttttttacccatctaccaatagttgccctttTTTGCGAaggattggaaaacctccctggtctttgtgattgaatctgtgtttgaaatgcaatactcgactgagggaccgtacatataattgtactgtaatgtatgtgtggggtacagacatgaggtagtcattcaaacatCTATTaaaatctattattattattattatgtgacttgttcagaaAAWttttactcctgaacttagttatgcttgccataacaaaggcatTGAATACTTATACTAAAGACATTTCCGCTTTTCATTTTTTGTAaccatttcgaaaaacataattccactttgacatgatggggtattgtgtgtaagcctgTGATACAAAAATCTAAGTGGAATCATTTTTAAATTCAAGccgtaacaacaaaatgtggacaaagtcaaggggtgtgaatactttctgaaggcattggaAAGTACATGCCCCTGAATCAGAGGTTATGATTTCATAGAGGCTGCTTTGAAACTTTGCTCTGTGAGAGCTAGAAATGGTTGTGTTCAATAGGGTCAGGTGACTGcatatttctgtctgtctatgaTTATGAACATTGTCATCATTTCAGTGAGTATCTGTGGAGCCCAAAGTGGTTGACCTGCCAATGAGATCATCAAAGCAGATTTGGGTGAGTAAGCCACTAtaaaacatgtactgtatatgtgtgtgcatgtgttcgtgcgtgtgtgtgtgtatgtgtgcatttgtacagttcttttaATTCATGATGCAAATAAATAATTTCAATGTTTGCCCCTAGGTTCTTCCTTCCAGTAAGATGTGTCGGGTGTTTGTCCCGAGTGTGGGAATAAACATTGTGCAAATTTGAATTGGATAGCGCGAGAGAACTCAATTTCCAAAATTGTCTCAGAGCGCCGTCTTTCAGGAATCACAAAGGTAGGTTGAGACACACAACAGCATCACAATACACACTGTAAGAATTCTACAAATCTGTTGCTTTTCAAGaattttcatgtagactttgattgtgtgtttttggatcattgtcttgcctGCATGACCCAGCTACGCCTCAGCTTCAGCTCACTGATGGATGTATGACATTTCTCCTGTAGATTTCTGATATAGAGCAGATACATGGTCCTTGTATTAAgtcaagtcgtccaggtcctgaggcataTCCCAAACATCTAaataccaccaccatgcttgccCGTATGGTATCAaatgaaattaaatgtatttgtcacgtacCCGAATCAACAGTTAAGTAAATGCCTTactacaagccattaaccaacaatgcagttttaagaaaactaagtgttaagaaagtatttactaaaataaactgatgtaaaaaataaataaaacatgtatattttttttaagaagaaaatagaaaaagaagaaaaaaatgctaatactttcattagctgttcaggagtgtacagggggtaccgttacagagtcaatgtgcaggggcaccagttagtcaaggtaattgaggtaatatgtacatgtaggtagagttacagtgactttgcatagataataaacagagtagcagcagcataataGAGCgttctgggtagccctttgattagctgttcaggagtcttatggcttggaggtagaagctgttaagaagtcttttggacctagacttggcactccggtaccgttgccgtgcggtagcagagagaacagtctatgacttgggtgactggagtctttgacaattttttgggccttcctctgacactgcctagtatataggtcctggatggccccagtgatgtactgggctgtatgcacaaCCCTCTGCaatgccttgcagtcggaggctgagcagttcccataccaggtggtgatgcaaccagtcaggatgctctcgatgtggcagctatgaggttcttactgtgtaATGCAGTGTTTGCTGCtttttcgccagacataatgggacacATGTCATCCCAACATttttactcaagtttgccaaaaagcacctggaagatCATGAAGATTCTTTGAAGAATGTTCTATGTAGTCAAAAGTATAatttttggacgacatgggtcccattatgttcTATAGGAGAATTCAGGCCCTCTGTCTGTCCTGAAGCTGAAGCGCACCTGGGTCATGCAGCAAAACACTTCATCAAGTTTacttgaaaatggttaaaaagcaacacattgtAATTTACTAGTCAgcgtccagacctaatcccaactGAGATGTGGTAGGACTTGAAACTAGCAggacttgaaacttgaaactggCATGCTTGAAACCcaacaaatgtcgctgagttaaagcagttctgcatgcaagagtgggccaaaattcctccatagcgatgtgagagactgatcaacaactacaggaagcatttggttgcagtcattgcagctaaaggtggcacaatgagttattgagtgtaagggagcaattactttttcacactcGCACAACtttgtaaattaaataaataaaataagtatcatttttttgtttgtacgctcaggttccctttatctaatgttaggttttggttgaagatcttataacattcagtatcaaaaatatgcaaaaatagagaaaatcagaaatggggaaaatactttttcaaggcactgtatatgcctgCATTCTGTGTCATCCAGATGGATGTTCTATTGTATAGTATCTAAACTGTTGGTATCGTATTAGGTATACCACTAAGATTAAGATAGGATCCATATCCCTGAATACATAGCGCTTGCTTTGAAACTtcacaacatcaaatcaaattgtatttgtcacaagcgccgaatacaacagctgtagaccttaccgtgaaatgcttacttacaagcccttaaagcccttaaccgacaatgcagttcaagaaatagagttatatttactaaatcaactgaagtaaaaaatgaaatgaaaagtaacacaataaaataacaataacgaggctatatacagggggtaccagtactgagtcaatgtgcgggggtacaggttagtcaaggttatttgtacatgtaggtacagtaggagtaaagtgactatacatagataataaacagagagtaccagcagtgtaaaaacaaagtggcggggtcaatgtagatagtccaggtggccatttgataaattgttcagcagtcttatggcttgggggtagaagctgttaagaagccttttggacatagacttgtCACTCcgggtaccacttgccgtgctgtagcagagagaacagtctatgacttgggtgactgcagtctttgacaattttttgggccttcttctgacaccgcctagtatataggtcctggatggcaggaagcttggccctggtgatgtactgggccgtacgcactaccctctgtagcgccttacggtcagatgccgagcaattgTGTGGTGGAATATTCTTtgtaatttcttcaaacaatcatctttattcaatatcgattaattattgcaataattaagaCCTGTCAGCCCAACAGTCTTGACTGTTGTGCCCAGCAGCCTACCCTTTACAGACCATGCTGTTCCTTATATGGTTGATACCAAGATTGCTCAGTCATAGCTGGTTCAACCCCTCCCATACAGATTGGGGGGAACCATAAANNNNNNNNNNNNNNNNNNNNNNNNNNNNNNNNNNNNNNNNNNNNNNNNNNNNNNNNNNNNNNNNNNNNNNNNNNNNNNNNNNNNNNNNNNNNNNNNNNNNNNNNNNNNNNNNNNNNNNNNNNNNNNNNNNNNNNNNNNNNNNNNNNNNNNNNNNNNNNNNNNNNNNNNNNNNNNNNNNNNNNNNNNNNNNNNNNNNNNNNNNNNNNNNNNNNNNNNNNNNNNNNNNNNNNNNNNNNNNNNNNNNNNNNNNNNNNNNNNNNNNNNNNNNNNNNNNNNNNNNNNNNNNNNNNNNNNNNNNNNNNNNNNNNNNNNNNNNNNNNNNNNNNNNNNNNNNNNNNNNNNNNNNNNNNNNNNNNNNNNNNNNNNNNNNNNNNNNNNNNNNNNNNNNNNNNNNNNNNNNNNNNNNNNNNNNNNNNNNNNNNNNNNNNNNNNNNNNNNNNNNNNNNNNNNNNNNNNNNNNNNNNNNNNNNNNNNNNNNNNNNNNNNNNNNNNNNNNNNNNNNNNNNNNNNNNNNNNNNNNNNNNNNNNNNNNNNNNNNNNNNNNNNNNNNNNNNNNNNNNNNNNNNNNNNNNNNNNNNNNNNNNNNNNNNNNNNNNNNNNNNNNNNNNNNNNNNNNNNNNNNNNNNNNNNNNNNNNNNNNNNNNNNNNNNNNNNNNNNNNNNNNNNNNNNNNNNNNNNNNNNNNNNNNNNNNNNNNNNNNNNNNNNNNNNNNNNNNNNNNNNNNNNNNNNNNNNNNNNNNNNNNNNNNNNNNNNNNNNNNNNNNNNNNNNNNNNNNNNNNNNNNNNNNNNNNNNNNNNNNNNNNNNNNNNNNNNNNNNNNNNNNNNNNNNNNNNNNNNNNNNNNNNNNNNNNNNNNNNNNNNNNNNNNNNNNNNNNNNNNNNNNNNNNNNNNNNNNNNNNNNNNNNNNNNNNNNNNNNNNNNNNNNNNNNNNNNNNNNNNNNNNNNNNNNNNNNNNNNNNNNNNNNNNNNNNNNNNNNNNNNNNNNNNNNNNNNNNNNNNNNNNNNNNNNNNNNNNNNNNNNNNNNNNNNNNNNNNNNNNNNNNNNNNNNNNNNNNNNNNNNNNNNNNNNNNNNNNNNNNNNNNNNNNNNNNNNNNNNNNNNNCCACTTTGGTTCATCCTGTggtcatctgcctctggtgcTGTCTCCCAGATGCCAGATTAGGAATACTGAGGCctttgttctgttcctccaggctatctctatctGCAGGTGACACCCCCACCACATCTAGATCTATGGAATTGTCCACGCTCGTAGGTTTTTTTATATCATACCAAGCCATCAACTAATGCAAGCTGCAGCCCGagcgtcgttgttggtaatcaagcctatcactgtagtgtcgtctgcaaacttgatgattgagttggaggcatgcatggccacgcagtcgtgggtgaacagggagtacaggagagggctcagaacgcacccttgtggggccccagtgttgaggatcagcggggtggagatgttgttacctaccctcaccacctgggggcggcccatcaggaagtccaggatccagttgcagatgaaggtgtttagtcccagggtccttagcttagtaataaGCTTTGTGGACACTATAgtgttgaacagcattctcacataggtgttccttttgtccaggtgggaaagggcagtgtggagtgtgattgagatagcgtcatctgtggatctgttggggcggtatgcgaattggagtgggtctagggtttccgggatgatgttgttgatgtgagccatgaccagcacttcatggctaccaacgtgagtgctacggggcggtaatcatttaggcaggttaccttcccttccttgggcacagggactgtggttgtctgcttgaaacatgtaggtattacagacttggtcagggagaggttgtaaaTGTTAGTGAATGATGGTAGAAATTAGgcaaaacggatttaagtttgcctgcattaaagtctccggccactaggagagccgtttctggattagcattttcttgtttgcttatggccttatacagctcgttgagtgcggtcttagtgccagcatcagtttgtggtggtaagtagatggctacaaaaaatatagatgaaaactcacttggtagatagtgtggtctacagcttatcatgaggtactctacctcaggcgagcaataccttaagacttccttaatattagatatcacacaccagctgttattgacaaatagacacacaccaccaccgctCGTCTTACCGGACGTAGAGGTTCTGTCCTGTGGATgtacggaaaacccagccaactgaaTATTATCCTTGTCGTCGTCCAgctacgactcggtgaaacataagatattacagtttttaatgtcccgttggtaggatagtctcgaacggagctcatccagattattctccagtgattgcatgttggccaatagaacggatagTAGAGGCAGGTTACTCACTCacattctcacaaggcaccccgatctccacCCCCTGTACCGCCGTCTTTTCTTcgcgcaaatgacggggatttgggcctggtctcggagaaacagtatatcctttgcagaagactcattaaagaaaaaatctttgtccagttcgaggtgagtaatcgctcttctgatatccagaagctcttttaggTCATAAGAGAccaatgtacaaaataagttacaaacaatgcaaaaaaacacacaaagtagcacagttggttaggagcccgtaaaacgtcagccatcccctcCTGCGCCAATAACAGTATATGTTATCTTAACTGTGGCCATGATGGTTTGATTGTGTGTTCACAAGGGGGAACTTGTCTGAAGAGAAGGAGGGTGTATGGTTGGAGCGTAATTTGAATTTCTTGATGGTGGAAGAGGAAGACTTTTACATCAATTACACATGTAAGGTTTCCAGTGACAGAGGCAGTCCTTCAGCCTCCTTCACACTACAGCCTACAGGTTAGACAACACTGTCTGGAAGATAACATAAAAATGMTTCAAAAGAGATCACACACATATTATCCTGTCTCTTTACCCTTGTTTTGATAGCGTATTATAACATCTGCAACCTCACCACTTTTGAACAAAAATGGTTGAAGAATAAAGCCAGTCAACTTGACATTATGTATTATAAATGCtatctcctctcttttttctgtACAGATCCGAACTATCTGTTCCCTATTGGGGTACTACTGACTAGTCTGGTATTGGTGTTTACTGTTAGTGTTGTTATTTACATTGCTTCAAGATCGGCATCATGCTGTCGCTCAGGAGGATGTTCCCGCTTCTCCACACAAYCACAGGTACAATGAGACATAAACATACATTCCTACACCAGATACAGACAGTAATGCACATACAGCATGTCTCCCCACAAACCCCCAGGCCCACActtaaacccacacacacatgaatgttGCATTGCTTGTTTCCCACTCCCCACCTGACCACAAGTAAAATCAGTAGCAAATGTAGTAAGGTACTGTAGCACATCCCACATGCCACAGCTGCAGTATGCAAGCACTGCATTTTCCATGACAGAGGAAACCGAGAGAGGAAGATTAATACGAGGCACTGAATAGGCCATGTTACCATGAAACACAAGCAACTATGGTGTCATTATTAACCAAGCCTCCCCTGTTAGGCAGGTTTGTGGAGACATTtgctccagcccagcactaacaaacCTATTTTGTTTTACCTGTCCTTGTCCTGCATGCAACAGACTCTGATGGGAAGCTGTATGATTGCGTACGTGGCGTACCCCCGTGTGAAGAAAGACGAGGTGCCCAGAGAAGAACAACCTGTTGAACTTGTGATTGGATTGATGGACTTTGGAGAGGACAGTGATAGACATAAGGAGGAAATATGTTGAATGAAAGGACTTCTGATACCATGGAGAGTATAAATGTTGTATCTGCCTCTCACAACACATTTTCATGAACATTTATTGAATCAGACTTTGGAAGATTGATCCTCTGGGGTGAGATTTATTTTTGGCGGGATGATGATTGATCGTCCTGCCGATGGAAAATGCACAGTTAAGAGTGTATTAATTCTGACCATATTAGCAGAgcaactcaaacacacacacatgcacacacgcacatacacacacagacacacacaccacacacacaatttaccACCATCATGTACATACACACCACATCTGTGAGAGAGCTTTAATAAAAAATGCCTGGTACATTTTATACAATGTATTTGATTTGTCTTTGTTTGTCTACTTAAAAAAATTGTTGAAAGAATTGTTTTTCAGATTTGTTAATCTTCCAATGAGATCAGCTATAAGTGTTTAAACTGATATTAATGAATGCAGTTATTTATTAATAGGCCAAAGTATTTATGAACAGCTTACCGACAGTTAATATTAAATGTTTTCTAAATGGTGAGCTGACTATTAACAAATACCTTATATGATTTATTAAACACAGTCCTGAAACTTCCCAGACACTTCCCAGAAAAGGTGTGGGGGTTTGCAGAAGTTGGTTGCGTGCTAGCTCTTTTGTTATGGCTAGCTTACATACAGGTAGGACTGGCTGTGACTGGTAACCTGCTTTACTGTAATCCAATGTGATcacagtcttctcacaaaaatgtctatagagtccgaacggtttggccttaTCAATATGACCACTTTATGTGAAAGATGAGACTCACGGACACGATGATGTACTCTCTGTTTTTGCTCTAGGACCCCACAAGTGtcagactcatctgaaggtaaaccataaatgaatggaagtatagaggtagttttgtgcttTCAAATACAAGAGgttaaatatttcctgagctttcctatattcctagatataggacagacttTCAAAACctttattccttatgattttttttttactgtattttttgccattttcttcaTGTTTAGTTTTTTAGTAGTAAAGGCGatgttcaatattttatcaaaacatttaaattttttttattttatt is part of the Salvelinus sp. IW2-2015 linkage group LG36, ASM291031v2, whole genome shotgun sequence genome and encodes:
- the LOC139023812 gene encoding interleukin-1 receptor type 2-like; translation: MEDAGDYVCVVRLPSECYKKVALLIVNHTNPEECGRPEMAQQVLTKTANSFLNCPLSDHIREVDNYSIQWYKGCEPIVEDDPLWNRFSYVSHNAMALLQVKLVTLEDHAFYTCTMTFNLEGLSGRISETINGLVNGEYCWHSS
- the LOC111959937 gene encoding uncharacterized protein isoform X1 translates to MRSTPALMTFNLEGLSGRISETINGLVNVEYCLEPKVVEPANEIIKAXLGSSFSKMCRVFVPSVGNKHCANLNWIARENSISKIVSERVFQESQRGNLSEEKEGVWLERNLNFLMVEEEDFYINYTCKVSSDRGSPSASFTLQPTDPNYLFPIGVLLTSLVLVFTVSVVIYIASRSASCCRSGGCSRFSTQXQTLMGSCMIAYVAYPRVKKDEVPREEQPVELVIGLMDFGEDSDRHKEEIC